TTTTACCTGTTTTTGGCTGCGCCACAATCAAACCACGCTGACCTTTACCAATTGGAGAAAACAGGTCCATAATGCGGGTTGAATAGTTGTTAGGATCGGTAAACAGGCTCAGTTTTTCTGACGGGAAAAGCGGAGTTAAGTGATCAAAAGGAACGCGGTCGCGCACTTCGGCAGGAATGCGGCCGTTAATGGCTTCAACACGTACCAGCGGGAAATATTTTTCGCCTTCTTTTGGCGGGCGGATACTGCCGCGCACAGTATCACCGGTTTTTAAACCGAACAGTTTAATCTGCGATTGCGATACGTAAATATCATCGGGAGAGGTAAGGTAGTTATAATCAGACGAACGGAGGAAACCATAACCATCAGGCATAATTTCCAAAACGCCTTCGTTGATGATAACATTATCAAAATCAAGGTTAATAGGTGGTTCCTGGGCTTTTTGTTGATTTTGATTGTTCGGATTTACCCTTCTTTCAAATTTTTGCGTACGGGCTTCCGAAACCAATTCTTCCATTTTTACAGGTGCTGCCTCACCGGGCTGTGGTGTTTCTGTTTCGGCGGCAACTACAGGTGCTTCATTTTCAGTTTCTTCCTGTACCGGCTCATCCTCCTGCGTATCAAATAAATTGGTATCATCCAATGGTACTTCAACGCGTGGTTTTGATGATGTTTCTTTGGTTTTTATAACCCGGGTTCTTTTGCGGGGTTTGTCGGCTGTTTCGGCAGGTGCTTCGCCCGGAGCAGGCGTAGGGGTATATGCTGCTTCAACTATATTTTGCTGGGCCCGGGCGGCCTCAATTAGTTGTTGTTGTTCTGTAATGCGGGCAATAAGCTGGGCTTTGCGCAGTTCGTCGGCCTCGGCGATACCTAAATTTTTGGCAATTTCGCGTAACTCCGAAACGAGTTTATCGTTCAATTCAATTTTATCAGACATGATATGAATTATAGTTCAAAAGGGATTTTTTATTGTATCTTTTCTCAAATGGTAAATTTCCAAGCAAGTGTTAAAGCTTAGTATGCGCAAAGTGCATAAGGCAATAATTGAAAGAAATTGATCTTGAAACCTGTTTTCAGTAAACATCCAAACCCGTGCCAGTATTATGTGATGATGATAATAAAAAGCGTGGTGATTTAAATTGTTT
The sequence above is a segment of the Mucilaginibacter celer genome. Coding sequences within it:
- the rho gene encoding transcription termination factor Rho, with the translated sequence MSDKIELNDKLVSELREIAKNLGIAEADELRKAQLIARITEQQQLIEAARAQQNIVEAAYTPTPAPGEAPAETADKPRKRTRVIKTKETSSKPRVEVPLDDTNLFDTQEDEPVQEETENEAPVVAAETETPQPGEAAPVKMEELVSEARTQKFERRVNPNNQNQQKAQEPPINLDFDNVIINEGVLEIMPDGYGFLRSSDYNYLTSPDDIYVSQSQIKLFGLKTGDTVRGSIRPPKEGEKYFPLVRVEAINGRIPAEVRDRVPFDHLTPLFPSEKLSLFTDPNNYSTRIMDLFSPIGKGQRGLIVAQPKTGKTMLLKDVANAIAKNHPEVYLIILLIDERPEEVTDMARSVRAEVVSSTFDEPAERHVKIANIVLEKAKRMVECGHDVVILLDSITRLARAYNTVAPASGKILSGGVDANALHKPKRFFGAARNIEDGGSLTIIATALTETGSKMDEVIFEEFKGTGNMELQLDRKLSNKRIFPAIDITASSTRRDDLLLDRETLQRIWILRNHLADMNSQESMEFLQAQIRGTKTNEEFLISMNS